Below is a genomic region from Cloeon dipterum chromosome 2, ieCloDipt1.1, whole genome shotgun sequence.
ATCTTGGATTTTCTTAAAGGATTTCTGTAGAAAAAAACGAACCATGAGGAAGCTGTAGCCCATCCAGAGCTCGGACCAGCCGTTGGGGCAGGAGGGCAGCACCATGGACTGGGAGTGGAGGGCGAGGAGGCGGGTGGGCGCCTCGCAGACGGAGCAGCGCGACACGTAGCGGCGGACGTCGGGCGCGGCGACCGGCGCCATGCTCATGGGCATGGGCTCGGAGGTGCTGAGCCAGTAGGAGTAGTCGGAGCGGCTGGCGTAGTCGCACACGTTGTTCAGATTGCAGAAAAGGTAGGGCATGGCCGAGAAGCGGCGCAGGCAGCTGCCCGGCGCGCCCAGGTCCTGCCCGTGCGCCTTCGCGTTCCCCGTGAAGTGCAGCAGCGAGTAGCCGTCCCAGAGACGCGTGCTGCCCGCCGGACACGCCGGCACCAGCACCGACTGCGAGTGACGCGTGAACACGAAGCCGCGGCTCTTCGGACCCGAGTGCTGCAGCGCCGGAGGACCTCGACCCCCGGGAAGACCTGAAACAgagtgagaattttttttagaaaggggcgtggcagaaatatacaaaattgatcaaaacaTTCTTTAAGAACGCCGCCATTTTgtgaatttgatttaaattgtggTCAAGGTTAAGAAAGGCggccattttgaattttaataagctTCAAGATGGCGGAATTGTTGCACTTGAGACGAATTTCCCGTTTTGGGTGGATCTATTTTCGCTTGGTGGAGGACCACGGAGGCTCTGATTGGTGGTGTACGTTGTTGTTGGCGAATCAGAATGTCCGCGGTCCTCCGCCGAGCGAAAATAGATCCCCTTTTTACttctcaaaagaaaaatattaaaagttgcATCATATTGCGTAATAGTTTCAAAATGTCGTACCTGGAATGCCGGGTTGTCCGGGGAATCCGTCCCTGGCCCTGTCCCCTGGGAAGCCACGCTGTCCTGGAGGTCCCGGTAAGCCCGGCCGGCCGTCGATGCCCATTCCTCCGCGCATGCCCGGCAGTCCGTCGAGGCCGCGGTCGCCGGTGCCGCCCTTGATGCCCCACATGCCCGGCAGCCCTGGCTCTCCCTTTTCCCCTGGCGGCCCTGGTTTGTAGAAGTCCGAGGGAATCGGCGCTGGATCTCCAGGATCGCCTACGTcaccctgaaaatttataaatattaaaatggcggggaattaataattttcagttctcACCGGTAGGCCAGGTGGGCCGCCAATGCCGGGCACACCCTCAGGGCCGGGCACTCCGGCCTCTCCGTTGGGTCCCTTCCTGCCAGGTATGCCGTCCAGGCCCCTCAGTCCGATGTCACCTTTGACTCCCGGCCAGCCGTCCAGTCCCGGCATTCCGATGTCGCCCGGCTGCCCCTTTGACctgtggaattttaaaattagctctTAATTTCAGGTCGAAATACCCTGAGCTTACCCTGCGGGAGGTCTGCCAGGGTCGCCACGCATTCCCTTCAAACCAGACAGACCAGGATCacctgaaaattgattttttaattcattccggattatttaaaaaaaattaattgttaccaGTCTCGCCAGGGTATCCGTCGCGTCCGTTGATTCCCGCGGCGCCCGGGAGACCCACGTTGCCGATCAATCCTTTCACGCCCTGCAACACGAAAGTTCGGTTTATTCTTTTAATCTTGGCGCCTGCCAACACGTTGGGTAGACTGTGCCGCCGAGCTGCTTTTTAGCGCCGGTTGCCTAATCTTTCGATCATGAAAAAAAGGTTTCCTTTCTTCCTGTGttaaaaaatcgccaaaaacGCAAATTTCGACACGAAACTCGGCCATTCGATGCCTCTGGGTGCCAAACGAAGGAAAATAAAGTCAAAAACACCCTGTGGCACATAggtgaattaataaaaaaatcagaagaaaagGGGTATTTTAGAGAATTTTGGGGGCTTTTCGCGTACGGGTCCCACGTTCAAGTTCTTTCGACGCAGAATTTCACCGCGAGTCCAAACAACATTGGTTTTTTCCTCTGCGACTCACACGAGCCgagttattgattttttaatgtgaaaaaacGTAAATCGGacattactaaattttttttggggCCTGGCTGCGGCCCTGTGGGTCCTACGGCGATGATTTCTACGCCAGTCAATGCCCCTTGGTAGGGCATGAATTCCCGTgttcagtttttcaaaattggactatttttcgaattactacgatttttttaatgtccaaatttcagaaaattttctaacaattcAACGGATTGATGGATTTTAAGTCAAAAGGTCTCAAACGAAAGATCTCACCAAGCTCTATCACCttatgacctttttcagggtcatTTACCCTGAAATCGGTTCCTGAGccacttttcgcgatttttccaccgccaccttttaaaaaaatatttttaattgactgAAAAGGgagttttagaatttttctttaGGGAATTGAGTGGCCTCGTTCTCGATTTCGGGcgcagaaaagaaaaagagcgGTGGTTTATTGGGGAGCGGGGAATTATGGAAAGTGCGACTCGGTGCGCGGCGTGGCTGGCACGAGTGTGTGTTTCCGAGCGCGTTGCCCGGCGAcaaacacactcactcactcgccaCTCCGATCGCATCGAATACGGAACTGCAGCCGCGCCGCGACAAACTAAACAAGCTCGCTACTCGCAGACCAAAGCCAACAACTTCTCGTTTCGTgagttaaattgtttgttttaatttatttaactgctCGTGagcagtgaattttaatttattaaagtttaGGGGGTGAGATTTATTTCTATTCAGCgtattttgttgtaaaaataattagggGAAGCACgaataagtaaaaaatcgattttcctgATTCTCCAGAGTgaattttcacaattattaattgataaaaatttttctgaattttaggAGGTGGTGGGAGGGCCGCCGCGTTGCAAAAAGACTGTGCATCTGCCGCCGTTGAGTCGACCGGCGCCCCCGGGGCCTCCGAGCGCCCCCGAGCGGCCCATGCGGGACTCGTGTTGGTTGCTGAGCAAGCTGTTCGGGGGCGGGCATCCCCCGACCCCGCCGTCGCCCCCGCCCCGCTCTGCCGATCTCTCGCCCTACTCGCCGCTCCCGGCAATCGCCCCCGCACACCCccagccgcctccgccgcccccggtacgtctaatttttttattttaatttgttaaaaatgtaatttttgcttttcaagcTGGTGCGCGAGAAGACGTACGTGGTGACGAGTCCCGTGATCGTGAAGGGGCCCCCGGCGGCCCCCAAGAAGCTGCAAAAGCGGCGCAAGCTGGACCCCAGCAAGGCGTGGGGCGGCCGTCCGCCCCCGCAACCCTCCTTCGCCGACGCCAAGGGCGGCGTCTTCTTCATCGTCGGCGCCGAATCGGACTCGTGATTTTTAGTGACAGATTttgtaagaatatttttgcaataattaaataaatgaatgaatggaaTTGTTTTCGTGTCGCTTTGTTGCGCAACGCCTGGCTAATTGGCTCCGAGGGGTCACTGACCGTCGAAAacgagttgaaaaaaattgtttgccgGGTCAGTGGGTAAACTGGTTGCGTGTTGCACAATATCGATCCGTGTTATAATATTCGCGTGATCAAATCTCCTGCTCCGATGGGAATTATCAGTGCCATTTTACAACTTTCTATCAATCGCATGGCGCAATAATCTTCTTTTCAATCCCTGAATTCATTtctcaacaaaaaaataaataaaataccgTAATGCTGAACCCTGGAGGTCCTTGTCGGCCTTTAGGTCCGTCTTCGCCGTAGCCGCCAGGGCTGCCCTTCTGCCCAACGCGTCCAGGACGGCCAGGGAAGCCGTCGAAGCCCGGCACGCCCTCGTCTCCCCTCTCAGCATCTCGCGGCTCCATTCCTGTTAAATCACTCATTGTTAATAAAACTGGCTGGGTCCGTGCGTCAGGGTACCTGGCAGTCCGGGCGGTCCGCGCATGCCCTTGCCGCCCTTTACGCCCAATTCGCCTGGCAGTCCGGTCAGTCCGGGGGCTCCTGGATTGCCACGAGGACCCTGATGGCAGGGAAAAGGTGAGTACCGCGTTTTTAACCTTTGGAGGGCAGCTTACCGGAGGCCCTTTGACGCCGGGTCGGCCCTGCTCGCCGCGGATGCCTTTGAAGCCGATCTGACCGAACAGTCCCGTCTCGCCGGGTTCGCCCTTCGACCCTTCCGTGTAGGGTGTGAAGCCCGGATCGCCCACGAAGCCTTTCAAACCTTTCGGGCCCGGCAGACCCTGAGGACCGGGCAGGCCTGGATTTCCCTTCATTCCCGGGCGGCCGAAAGCGCCAGGGTCTCCGTCCATGCCGAATTCTCCCTTTTCCCCGTCAGGTCCGATCATTCCAGGGTCGCCCCTTCCGCCTCGGAAGCCGTCTTTCCCTGGCAGGCCGGGTCGACCATCGAAGCCCGCCAACCCGATTTCTCCTTTTTCGCCCTTGTTGCCGTCCTGACCTGTGACGCCGGAATCGCCAGGGCGGCCGAAGCGTCCGTTCTGGCCGCTGGGACCTCTGTCTCCTGGAAGGCCTTTGGGCCCTGGCGGAGCGTCCAGCACGAGGCCGTCGACGCCTCTTTCGCCCCTGAGCCCGTCCGAACCGTCGCGGCCGCGCAGACCCTGAGGCCCGTCGATGCCTGGGTCGCCTGAAATTCCTTTCGGACCGCTAAACGCATTATCGCCAGGTTCTCCGTTGATGCCAGGGTACCCCGGCAAGCCGGCCATGCCCTGAGaagaaagaataataaattaaataaaataatcttcaaCCTGAGAAGGTTCACCGTACCTTCATGCCAGGTCGTCCCGGCAGGCCATTGCGACCTTCAGGTCCCTCGTCGCCGATTTCCCCTTTGCGGCCGCGCAGTCCGATCAGTCCCTGAGGACCAGGTCGTCCGTCCAACCCTGGCAGGCCGTTGTCTCCCCTGTCGCCAAAGGTTCCCGGAGTGCCCGGAAGGCCGTCGGTACCGTTGAAGCCGGGCAGGCCGGGCTCGCCAGGGATGCCAGGTCGGCCGGCAGGGCCGGGTCGTCCAGGGTCGCCTTTAACGCCCTTAACGCCCATGGTGCCGTTCCAGCCGTCCGCGCCGCGGAATCCGAACGAACCGAACACGCCGCTCAGTCCAGGCAACCCTGGCGAGCCGGGCAGCCCAGGTGGGCCCACCCTGATGTCACCCCTCGAGCCTTTCCGACCCTGAGAGTTGATTATTCacatttaatgttaaatttaaatattttaaaatatacccTGAGTCCGGTAAAGCCTGCAGGTCCAGGCGCACCCTTGTTACCCTTTTCTCCTGTGTAGCCGAGAGTGCCGGCCAAGCCATCGTAGCCAAACAGGCCGTCGTCACCTCGAGGACCGGGAGAACCAGGTcgccttttgtgttttttaacttaatatttcattcaagggccgaaattattaaattacccTGGCAATCCCATTTCGCCCTCCAGAATTGAAAGTCCGTTGTCGCCTCTATCACCTTTGGGACCGATGATGCCCGGTATTCCTGGGGTTCCGTCCCTGCCAGGGAGGCCGAAAGGTCCTTTGGGACCTTCCTCGCCGCGCACGCCCTGGTGTCCTTTGTATCCGGGAATGCCTGGCAGAGAGGTTCCCCGGCGGCCCTTGAGGCCAGGGGCTCCTTCGTAGCCAGCTTCACCAACTCCACCCTTCTCCCCAGGGTAGCCGTCAGGTCCTGTAAAAGGGTTACAAAACCGGCCAACTAGAATAAGCCAGGGTACGCGCACCTCTGAAGCCAGGTTCTCCCCTGGCGCCTGCTTCTCCGTAGCTTCTCAAAATGTTTTCAGGTACGTCGCCCATTTTACCACGGACACCATCGTCACCTGGCTGTCCTATCTGGCCCCTGAAAGGTAATTTAATCTACAGgtcagtttaaataaaaaaaacttgctttCGACCGGTGATGCCCTTTTGACCGATCAGGACGTATTCAGGTCGCAGGTCCGCGTCTCCCTTCTCGCCGTTGAGACCGTTCAATCCGTCGAATCCGTCACGGCCCTGAATGCCGACCTCGCCCCACTCGCCCTGAAATCAGGTTTTATTAAACCTCAGgaagctttgaaaaataacgCACCTTGTCGCCGCGTTTGCCGATTTCGCCGCGCAAACCTGGCAGGCCGGCGTCGCCTTCGTCACCTCTGATGCCAGGTTCGCCCGGCAGGCCGCGGTAGCCAGGGTCGCCCTTGTCCGGAATGATCGTTTGGCTGTCGCGGAAGTCTCTTATTTGACCGTCGGGGCCTCGCTCGCCCGACTGTCCGATTTCTCCCTGCTGTCCGTTCAGGCCCGCGGGGCCTCGAAGTCCTTTCGGTCCGTCCAAGCCCCTCGGACCCTTTGGGCCTCTTGCACCTGGCAGTCCTGGCTTCCCAGGGTACCCGTGCAGACCGGGCCTTCCGTCGTCGCCGCCGTCTCCTTTCACTCCTGGCCGACCTGAAAAcggaaaggatttttttaaatatttaaaattttttagaataaattttttatttattaaatttaaaaaacaaacaatttaatttattaatttaacaataacttattttcatcaatacaattttttattactaatttatttgaattaactataaatttaatttatgtatttaaacttgatttaatttatttaaaacagttttttttaataattttaaattcaataaatcaaatttattaatttaaaattaattcagtttaattaaaataactttatttatttattaatgattttaaatttatttaattatacctattgattgaaattaaatatttaaaatgcactaaatttaattaaaataatttataaattttttggataatttttaatttgttaaattaacctaacgatttaattaaatcatttaaaattaattttaatcatatgaactaatttattcaaatttttaaaatatttttaatttaataaaattcaattaacgattgaaattaagtttttagattttggcaaaaataatctGGTGAACTTTGCAGCACACGTAGCATGAGAGAGTTTGTAAAGAGTTGCTTTGCGGATGGCGGaggcgtttaatttttttttatctttggcCGATAGCGCAGCAGAATTGGTTCAGAGCGGCCGGACATCCTCCGGCGTGGGACGGCCGCCGCTTATCAGCACTTTGCGCGTGCTTTCGCCTCTGCCGATTTAACCGAATtccgaaaaaaaatctgcaatgcGTGGCTCACCGTCAGGGCAGAATCCGCAGTCGTCGCCGCGGAGACCTTTGGGTCCCTTGGGCCCCGGGAAGCCGTCGATGCCGTTGAAGCCGGCGTCGCCAGGAAAGCCGGGCAGGCCGTCCTCGCCAGGTGGGCCGACGAcgtcgacgccgccgccgggcCGGCCGGGTGGACCTGAAATCAGGCAGCGTCAGGGTGGGGCGCGATTTAAGGGTGCGAGGTGCTCACCAGGGTCGCCGACCTCGCCGAGGTCACCGGTGAGGCCAGGGTAGCCGTCCGTCCCGTCCGTGCCGTCGGCCCCTTTGGGGCCCACGACGTCCAGGCCCGCGAAGCCCTTCTCGCCTTGACCGCCAGGGATGCCCTGGATGCCGATCAGGCCCTGAGAGCCGGGTTCGCCGGCCACGCCGTCGTCGCCGGGCTCACCCTTGACGGACATTCCTCTGGGGCCTCTCAATCCGGGCACGCCAGGGTCGCCGGGCGGGCCGGCGGGGCCGCGAAGGCCCACCAGGCCCTGGGCGCCCTTCAGGCCGTTGAATCCCGGTGGTCCGTCCAGTCCCACGGGGCCTTGCGGCCCCTGGCCGCCGAGTTGGCCTCCGAGGTCGAGCGTGGGGTCGTAGACCCCCGGAGGACCTTCCTCGCCCTGTCTTCCCGGCCGTCCCGGTCTGCCGGACTCGCCGATGGGGCCTTTGGCGCCGTCGAGGCCGTCGATGCCCGCGTAACCCGGAGCCCCCTTGAAGCCTTTGAAGCCCGCGGGGCCCAGCGGCCCCTCCTTGCCGGGCTTGCCGCGCGGTCCGTCGTCGCCCCGCGCCCCTTTGGTGCCCTTGAAACCCGGCTGCCCCGAGTAGCCGCGGACGCCGTCCTCTCCGGGCACGCCTTCGGCTCCCTGGTACCCCTGGTCACCCTTGTAGCCCTTCTCGCCCTTGACGCCCTTCAGTTTCTTCGTGTCGATGCCCACGAACTCGACGATCACTGGGCCTGGCTCGCCGACGTCACCTCTCGGTCCCTTTGCGCCCTTCGAGCCCATCACGTTCTCGCCCTTGTCTCCTGGCGGCCCCGGGGCTCCCTCAGGGCCGATCGGACCCTGACATACGATTAATGCAAAAGTccctcaaaaaataaaaaagatctCACCGCATCGCCCATCATGCCTGGCGCACCTGGTATTCCTTCAAATCCCACGTACCCTGGCTCACCCTGTACGAAACACCTGATTAAATGCCCTGAGAAAGACCCTGAAACTCACGGGAGGCCCATCGAAGCCCGAATCTCCCTGCTGGCCTTTGGTGCCGAAGCTGTTGATGCCTCCCTCGCCCGCGTCACCTGGTGGCCCGTCCGGGCCGTCAGGCCCAGGGAGACCCCGTCGCCCTGAGTACCCTGGCGGGCCAGGTGGGCCGGGGCGTCCGTCCGTGCCGTTGCAGCCGGGCAGACCTTGCGGTCCCGCGGGCCCTGAGTCTCCCAGCAAGCCCTAAAAAAGCGGTTTTGGTCAGTCGTACCTTCCGAAGGGTGCACTCACCATCATGCCGCGCGTGCCTGGAAAGCCGGGAACGCCCGTGTCGCCCTGAAAAACacttgattaaaatgaatCAGCGGTCAGGTGGGTGGGTGGCTTACCCTGTATCCTTTGTCGCCCTGCGAGCCAAACTCTCCGTAGGCGCCCTTCTCGCCCTTGACGCCGAAGGGTCCCTCGGGGCCCATGTCGCCTGGGAGGCCCTCGTGTCCCGGCATGCCGGGAATGCCCTTGATGCCAGGTTCGCCCTTGATGCCGTCGCAGTCGCAGGCGGCCAAGTTGGGCGCACACCCTTTGCACGCCTGCAACCAATCAAACTCAAATTTCTATTTCGGGACACCTTCCTCAACCTCCGGCCGCGAGATTTATTTCCAAACGgccagaaagaaaaataaataaatccaagaACGGGGCAATCTGCTAttctttactttaaaaaaaagaaagaataatttacGGCGGCAATTTATTCGAATatgattttctaattttccggTTGTCactctgtttttttctttctttcgatTCGCGGGCAGGCGAGGAGAATCGGAGAACAGCCGAGGTTCGGTTCGGTTCGTCGGCCTTTGCACTTTCACTCTCTCGGGTCTGCATCTGCGCGCCACATGGCCGCTGTTTATTCAAAGGGCACATAAACCGAGTCGCACGGCACCGCAGAGCAGAGAAAAGGAAATCTCATTCTCTGTTTATTAACTTCTCCGAATTCatgggaaaaaaattaaactgtctCTGTTTACGGACAAAATCTCATCgacagataaataaaataaatttaaattgttaaaaaaattaaacagtcgTAATTcttcatgttttttaatttaaaataatttaaaagcccAAGGAATGGCCATGAACGGAAACGAGAATGGGAATTCGTGTGTGGAGAAACATGTTGTCGAGCTCGTTAATCGCGATGACGGGCGAGGAAAAAACGGCGGTGGGCGCGTCCTCGGCTGCAGCCTCCTTGGCGTGGTCCATTCCATCTGGGAGCACGTGGggagcgcgagagagaaagagagagagagagagaaccggagagagagagagagagagaggacgtAATAAGCCGCTGCGCGATAAATCAGAGAAACGGGAGAAGTGGCGACGGCACGCGGGGTGGATTCCTCCCCCGAGAGAGCCAACACATGCGCAGGCAGGCGGCATACCTTTCCATTCACGCGCTCCAGAgtcaaagaaagaaagaaaaagag
It encodes:
- the vkg gene encoding collagen alpha-1(IV) chain encodes the protein MLLVAALLLAAHLGPPPAHAAACKGCAPNLAACDCDGIKGEPGIKGIPGMPGHEGLPGDMGPEGPFGVKGEKGAYGEFGSQGDKGYRGDTGVPGFPGTRGMMGLLGDSGPAGPQGLPGCNGTDGRPGPPGPPGYSGRRGLPGPDGPDGPPGDAGEGGINSFGTKGQQGDSGFDGPPGEPGYVGFEGIPGAPGMMGDAGPIGPEGAPGPPGDKGENVMGSKGAKGPRGDVGEPGPVIVEFVGIDTKKLKGVKGEKGYKGDQGYQGAEGVPGEDGVRGYSGQPGFKGTKGARGDDGPRGKPGKEGPLGPAGFKGFKGAPGYAGIDGLDGAKGPIGESGRPGRPGRQGEEGPPGVYDPTLDLGGQLGGQGPQGPVGLDGPPGFNGLKGAQGLVGLRGPAGPPGDPGVPGLRGPRGMSVKGEPGDDGVAGEPGSQGLIGIQGIPGGQGEKGFAGLDVVGPKGADGTDGTDGYPGLTGDLGEVGDPGPPGRPGGGVDVVGPPGEDGLPGFPGDAGFNGIDGFPGPKGPKGLRGDDCGFCPDGRPGVKGDGGDDGRPGLHGYPGKPGLPGARGPKGPRGLDGPKGLRGPAGLNGQQGEIGQSGERGPDGQIRDFRDSQTIIPDKGDPGYRGLPGEPGIRGDEGDAGLPGLRGEIGKRGDKGEWGEVGIQGRDGFDGLNGLNGEKGDADLRPEYVLIGQKGITGRKGQIGQPGDDGVRGKMGDVPENILRSYGEAGARGEPGFRGPDGYPGEKGGVGEAGYEGAPGLKGRRGTSLPGIPGYKGHQGVRGEEGPKGPFGLPGRDGTPGIPGIIGPKGDRGDNGLSILEGEMGLPGRPGSPGPRGDDGLFGYDGLAGTLGYTGEKGNKGAPGPAGFTGLRGRKGSRGDIRVGPPGLPGSPGLPGLSGVFGSFGFRGADGWNGTMGVKGVKGDPGRPGPAGRPGIPGEPGLPGFNGTDGLPGTPGTFGDRGDNGLPGLDGRPGPQGLIGLRGRKGEIGDEGPEGRNGLPGRPGMKGMAGLPGYPGINGEPGDNAFSGPKGISGDPGIDGPQGLRGRDGSDGLRGERGVDGLVLDAPPGPKGLPGDRGPSGQNGRFGRPGDSGVTGQDGNKGEKGEIGLAGFDGRPGLPGKDGFRGGRGDPGMIGPDGEKGEFGMDGDPGAFGRPGMKGNPGLPGPQGLPGPKGLKGFVGDPGFTPYTEGSKGEPGETGLFGQIGFKGIRGEQGRPGVKGPPGPRGNPGAPGLTGLPGELGVKGGKGMRGPPGLPGMEPRDAERGDEGVPGFDGFPGRPGRVGQKGSPGGYGEDGPKGRQGPPGFSITGVKGLIGNVGLPGAAGINGRDGYPGETGDPGLSGLKGMRGDPGRPPAGSKGQPGDIGMPGLDGWPGVKGDIGLRGLDGIPGRKGPNGEAGVPGPEGVPGIGGPPGLPGDVGDPGDPAPIPSDFYKPGPPGEKGEPGLPGMWGIKGGTGDRGLDGLPGMRGGMGIDGRPGLPGPPGQRGFPGDRARDGFPGQPGIPGLPGGRGPPALQHSGPKSRGFVFTRHSQSVLVPACPAGSTRLWDGYSLLHFTGNAKAHGQDLGAPGSCLRRFSAMPYLFCNLNNVCDYASRSDYSYWLSTSEPMPMSMAPVAAPDVRRYVSRCSVCEAPTRLLALHSQSMVLPSCPNGWSELWMGYSFLMHTDSGAEGSGQALASPGSCLEEFRASPFIECQGIGRCNYYSTAYSYWLATLDDMDMFRRPRPQTLKAADLTKRISRCVVCLKQKPGDAAAPPSTIPAQFEAAPVRTRRPNSGRRRDPTFRG
- the LOC135935110 gene encoding protein TonB-like, yielding MRDSCWLLSKLFGGGHPPTPPSPPPRSADLSPYSPLPAIAPAHPQPPPPPPLVREKTYVVTSPVIVKGPPAAPKKLQKRRKLDPSKAWGGRPPPQPSFADAKGGVFFIVGAESDS